In [Mycobacterium] stephanolepidis, the genomic window ACGCGAGCTTAATAAGTGTGATCCTTTCTCTGGTGGGTGCGCTTGTAGTTGCACCGGCACTCATAGTGCTACTTGGGGATAAACTCAATAAGTTCGATATACGTAGTTATGTGGGCCATCTATTTCGTCGGAGCGATGCAGCGCCACAGGAGACGAGCGATAGAGTCTGGGCCAGGATTGCCAGATTCTCCACGAACCGGCCAGTAACGGTGATCATAGTTATCGGAGCTGTGCTGGCTTTGTTGGGATTTCCGGTGCTCGGAATCAAGCTGGCATATCCCGACGACCGTGTATTGCCGACCTCTCAGACAGCGCGTCTTGCGGGCGATATTGTCCGCACTGACTTTGATCAGAATTTCACTGCTACGACCCGAATCGGAATTATGGGCGAATCCATACCGCTCGATTCGGTGGACCAATACGCGCAGCGCCTCTCAGAGATCGGCGGCGTCCGGGCAGTGAGCGCCCCCGGCACCGTCTATATCCACGGCCAGCGCGTGGGGCCCAGCACCCCGGGCAGCGCCGATCTTCGTGACACCGGGGCGTACGTCTCACTGAGCACCGACGTGGATCCATTCAGTGATCAAGGCAAGAACATGCTCGAGACGATCAAGGGAGTTCCGGGGCCCGCGCAGGTGCTCGTCGACAGTCTCGCCCAGAAGAACAAGGACAACATCGCCGGAATCACCGACCGCCTCCCGCTGGTCCTGATCGCGATCATCGCGGTGACGTTCGTACTGATCTTCCTGATGACCGGAAGCATCATCCTGCCGATTAAGGCGCTCGTGATGAACCTGCTCTCGCTGTGCGTGGCTTTTGGTGCGCTGGTGTGGATCTTCCAGGACGGGAACCTCGGTGGCCTGGGAACTGTGGCGACAGGTCACTTCACCGCGTTCATCCCGCCACTGCTTGCCTGTATCGCCTACGCGTTGGCGATCGACTACGAGATCTTCGTGCTCTCACGTATCCGCGAGGCGTGGCTGGCCACGGACGGCACCCCTGCGGGCAATAAGCAGGCGGTAGCGGTCGGGCTCATGCGCACGGGGCGAATCGTGACAGCAGCAGCGACCGTGATGATCGTGGTCTTCATCGCAATCAGCGCAGGACAGGTGGCGTTCATGCGCGGCCTGGGCGTCGGTCTCGCAGTCGGGGTTGCCGTAGATGCGTTTCTCGTTCGCCCCCTGCTGGTGCCCGCCTTCATGCAGCTCATGGGGCGCCTGAACTGGTGGGCGCCCGGCCCCCTAGCCCGATGGCACCGGCGCTGGGGGCTTGTGGAGGAATCAGAACCTTCCCCCGTCCCGGTAACTGCCGGCACGCGCTGACTCCTAGTTTGAGGCTACGGTGCCGCAGCCCCAAACTAGGGCATCTTCCAGCTGATGTCGGTGAGGGCTAAGCGTAGGGACTCCGATGGAGACACTCGCAAGTCTTCATAGAGCAGCTTCTGGATCTCCCGGTAGGTGCGGGCGGCCTCGGCATTCCTGCCGAGCATCCGCAGCGCAGCGATGCGACTTCCCCAAATCCGCTCGTTGTACGGGTTGTCCAGGGTGTATTGCTGTGCTGCTGCTGCGGCCTCGTGCGCCATTTTGAGGGACAGGTAGCACGCAAGGAGGGTCTCTTGCGCCAGCTCCTTGCTCGAGACGAGCTCCCGGCTCAGCGACTGCACGCGCAGACTGTCGGTCATCTCCTGCAGCGGCGTACCGCGCCAGGTGCTCAGCGCCTTCTCCAGCATCGCCACTGCAACACTGGGCGCCTTGGTGCGAAGCGCGAAGCCCTCGTTGACCCACCGGATGAACACGTACGCGTCCACATCCTGTCGCGTGACATCCAAGCGGTAACCGGAGCGTCCAGCGGTCTGCAGGAGATCCGGTGAGACTCCCTGGAGCTCGAGCCAGTTACGCAGACGCCGGATGTTCGCATGCAACGCATTGATTGTGTCTTTGGCGCCAGTCAGTGCCAGTTCTTCAATCAATTCATCGCGTGCGAGGACTTCTCCAGAATGGACCGATAACAATGTCAATGCATTTTGAAGTTTAGCTCCCGAAGGAATGCATGCGCGATCACCGACTCTGACTTGCAAAGGCCCTAGAAGCTCAATTTTGGCACGCATCGAAACACCCCCAGTGTTTGTGAATAATCACAAACACATCGTAGGGCTTGTGGTTACGAAGCTTAGCCTGATCTTGATCAGTCGCCAACCTTAAGCACTACGCACATAGTCTCAGCCACGTATCCCGCGCGCACACATTAAATCTTGCAGCGACGAGATACTTTTGAACGTTAATTCTAGGTTGCTACCAGGGGTTTCATCGGAACTGCTGCTACCCATTTCAGAGAGAAGTCAGGCTCGTTTCAGAGGGCTCTGCCACTCTTCGGGCACCGGCTGGACGACAGCCGGGGACAGGAGACATCCATGACAGTCACGGACACCGTGAACACCCGCGCACTGTTGTCGTTCGGGAGCTTCGTCGGGGGAAAAGAAGTAGCCTCGGATAGTTGTTACTACGTAGTTGATCCCCGCAACATCCTTGACGACTCATTTGCTGCATTGTCACTCAAGCGCAGACTGGACACAGGGGAGCAGCCGTACACCCCAGACCTTGAGGGGATCGTCGGCCGGGTAGCCGCCGGCACCGCCGAGCACATGGCCTCCGCGATCGCCTCCGCGGCGCACGCCACCAAACTCTGGCGATCGGCGCCAGTAGAGGTCCGTGTCGATGAATTCCTTGACCGACTCCGGGCACGTATCCTTGACCAGCGCGAGCACATCGAGCGTGTGGCACTGTACGAGGGCCACCCGCGCGAATTGGTGCGCTGGGAGATCTCCGGGTGGCTGGCGACAACGACGCAGGATTCCAAGGACTTCTACCGCAACCAGCTCTGGACACAGCTCACCGAAGGCGACACCACGCGGATCATTCGCCGGTGCCCCGACGGCGTGATCTGCATCAACCCACCGTCCAACGCGCCGATGTCGAGCGCCATGCTGGCTGCCACCAGCATCATGGCCGGAAACGGAGTGGTCGTACGTGCCCCGCGATCGGTTCCGCTGGGCGCGTTCTACAGCATGATCGAGATCATCACCCCGGTGCTCGAAGAAGTGGGCGCACCAGCGGGGTTGGTCAACGTGGTGTGCACCGAACCAGTACCTACCTTCGATCAGTGGCTCGAAAGCCCCCTTGTCAACGACATCATGTACTTCGGGGCGGTCAAGCCGGGGTTGGACATCGAGCGGCGCAGCATCGAGGCGGGCAAGAAGCCCATCCTGGAGCTGGCCGGCAACGACGTGGTCACCGTATGGTCAGACGCCAACCTCGACTACGCCTCAGATGCGCTGCTCGAGGCGTTCTACGGATCGGGGCAACTCTGCATGATCCCCAATCTCGTTATAGCGCACCCAGATATCGCAGACGAACTGATCAAGCTGGTGCTCGCAAAAGCTGGGAACCTCCGCTATGGGTACCCAGACGAGGATGGAGTGCTGCTGTCTCCAGTGCTGCGGCACGACAAGTTCTACGACACTCTCAGTGACGCGATCGACAAGGGAGCGCACCTGCTGACCGGTGGCGGCAGCACACATGTCGACGGATCACCGTCGTCGACAGGTATGTTCCTGCAGCCCACCATCATCCGCGTCAACGGCCTACAAGACGCGCGCCGAACGCAGGCGGTGGAACATGAGACGTTCTTCCCGCTACTACCCATCGTCGTTCCCGATGAACACGACGGAGAGCTGACGCTGTCCACGGTAATCGATTTCGTCAACACC contains:
- a CDS encoding MMPL family transporter — its product is MQHGVGSGSGLLGRVAALVGRSPKMIVGLAALFTIAAGLYGLPASQSLPAGGYDVPNSESLRAQQFLQDEFGVGGNPIYFTVTAQNGADSTAALTQAHKVVSALSGSQYIHQITWYGQTPAGVTNPLISKDGRTGLVVARLEGDDTDAPARARHIADPLVGAHDGVSVQGGGQALTYDAGNRQSREDLIVMEVIAFPITFLALVWIFGSAVAALLPLVVSLFAIAGTAAALSALNLATDVSIFGVNVATALGLALAIDYTLFIVSRYREELVSGSTQACALNVTMQTAGRTVLYSAMTMACTVAVMLIFPQYLLKSLAYASLISVILSLVGALVVAPALIVLLGDKLNKFDIRSYVGHLFRRSDAAPQETSDRVWARIARFSTNRPVTVIIVIGAVLALLGFPVLGIKLAYPDDRVLPTSQTARLAGDIVRTDFDQNFTATTRIGIMGESIPLDSVDQYAQRLSEIGGVRAVSAPGTVYIHGQRVGPSTPGSADLRDTGAYVSLSTDVDPFSDQGKNMLETIKGVPGPAQVLVDSLAQKNKDNIAGITDRLPLVLIAIIAVTFVLIFLMTGSIILPIKALVMNLLSLCVAFGALVWIFQDGNLGGLGTVATGHFTAFIPPLLACIAYALAIDYEIFVLSRIREAWLATDGTPAGNKQAVAVGLMRTGRIVTAAATVMIVVFIAISAGQVAFMRGLGVGLAVGVAVDAFLVRPLLVPAFMQLMGRLNWWAPGPLARWHRRWGLVEESEPSPVPVTAGTR
- a CDS encoding AfsR/SARP family transcriptional regulator produces the protein MRAKIELLGPLQVRVGDRACIPSGAKLQNALTLLSVHSGEVLARDELIEELALTGAKDTINALHANIRRLRNWLELQGVSPDLLQTAGRSGYRLDVTRQDVDAYVFIRWVNEGFALRTKAPSVAVAMLEKALSTWRGTPLQEMTDSLRVQSLSRELVSSKELAQETLLACYLSLKMAHEAAAAAQQYTLDNPYNERIWGSRIAALRMLGRNAEAARTYREIQKLLYEDLRVSPSESLRLALTDISWKMP
- a CDS encoding aldehyde dehydrogenase family protein; its protein translation is MTVTDTVNTRALLSFGSFVGGKEVASDSCYYVVDPRNILDDSFAALSLKRRLDTGEQPYTPDLEGIVGRVAAGTAEHMASAIASAAHATKLWRSAPVEVRVDEFLDRLRARILDQREHIERVALYEGHPRELVRWEISGWLATTTQDSKDFYRNQLWTQLTEGDTTRIIRRCPDGVICINPPSNAPMSSAMLAATSIMAGNGVVVRAPRSVPLGAFYSMIEIITPVLEEVGAPAGLVNVVCTEPVPTFDQWLESPLVNDIMYFGAVKPGLDIERRSIEAGKKPILELAGNDVVTVWSDANLDYASDALLEAFYGSGQLCMIPNLVIAHPDIADELIKLVLAKAGNLRYGYPDEDGVLLSPVLRHDKFYDTLSDAIDKGAHLLTGGGSTHVDGSPSSTGMFLQPTIIRVNGLQDARRTQAVEHETFFPLLPIVVPDEHDGELTLSTVIDFVNTNMYGLRNSLWTNSVDIIDTYVANVTNSGIIKVNQSHIAFTAPLPTHGGTALTGGALGEANYPALRTSHMQGVSISYTPRAPRHHQEGV